A single region of the Salicibibacter cibi genome encodes:
- a CDS encoding M20 family metallo-hydrolase, with amino-acid sequence MDTQPYGGKYDGVIGVLTALEVIRTLNDKDIKTERPIVIVNFTNEEGARFMPPLLGSGAALGDVSKTSVYETVDAEGINFETALHESGYQGKEAHRIKDAHAFIELHIEQGPVLEQRQKSIGIVQGIQGLAWLTVHVKGEADHAGTTPMSGRKDALVAASSMVTALSKYASSVEELVITVGTLQVAPSAPNVIPSDVTFTIDMRHPDDHMRKGVPMAIRKIISDTSKMYDVDFTLETNAQTETVHFPERIRNILLEETSSLEYEAEQLYSGASHDAKNMSRIAETGMIFVPSANGKSHHEEEYTSDADIEKGANVLLRAAKRLADEK; translated from the coding sequence TTGGACACCCAACCGTATGGAGGAAAATACGACGGGGTCATCGGTGTGCTCACGGCATTGGAAGTAATTCGCACGCTGAATGATAAGGACATAAAAACAGAACGTCCGATCGTAATTGTTAATTTTACGAATGAAGAAGGGGCACGTTTCATGCCTCCGTTGCTCGGTTCCGGCGCTGCGCTAGGGGATGTCTCGAAAACAAGTGTCTATGAAACGGTAGATGCCGAGGGAATAAACTTTGAAACGGCATTGCACGAATCCGGTTACCAAGGGAAAGAGGCTCATCGTATAAAGGATGCACATGCATTCATAGAGTTACATATTGAACAGGGACCGGTGCTTGAACAACGCCAAAAGAGCATTGGCATCGTCCAAGGGATTCAAGGTTTGGCTTGGTTGACTGTGCATGTTAAAGGGGAAGCGGATCACGCGGGAACAACCCCCATGTCCGGCCGTAAAGATGCGCTCGTCGCAGCATCTTCCATGGTTACCGCCCTATCCAAGTATGCGTCATCAGTCGAGGAATTGGTGATTACCGTCGGTACGTTGCAAGTCGCGCCAAGTGCACCGAACGTCATTCCAAGTGATGTTACCTTTACCATTGATATGCGCCATCCCGACGACCATATGCGAAAAGGAGTCCCGATGGCCATTCGCAAAATTATATCCGATACGTCGAAAATGTATGATGTTGATTTTACGCTAGAGACGAATGCGCAAACGGAAACGGTTCATTTTCCCGAAAGGATCCGAAACATCCTTTTAGAGGAAACGTCATCGCTTGAATACGAAGCGGAACAATTGTACAGCGGTGCTTCCCACGATGCGAAAAATATGAGCCGGATTGCGGAAACGGGCATGATTTTCGTGCCGAGCGCCAACGGGAAAAGCCATCATGAAGAGGAATATACGAGTGATGCCGACATTGAAAAAGGGGCGAATGTGTTGCTCCGGGCAGCTAAGCGGTTGGCGGACGAAAAATAA
- a CDS encoding GNAT family N-acetyltransferase: MAYTIREMKEGDAYGIAYVHVHSWHTTYKGIVPQSFLGRLQVSEREKHWENLLTEYPRKSNYGLVAVNDQSEIVGFAICDQADDKEPAEGELNAIYILKNNQQHGIGRALLRHVLVNFHERGWKTFKVVALADNPSFPFYEKLNPHYLRLDTWTVDGVDLKEWVMTFHVAEVELLLQ; encoded by the coding sequence ATGGCTTATACGATTCGCGAGATGAAGGAAGGGGATGCATACGGCATTGCTTATGTGCATGTGCATAGCTGGCACACGACTTATAAAGGGATCGTCCCCCAAAGTTTCTTGGGCCGCTTACAGGTGTCGGAGCGTGAAAAACATTGGGAAAACCTTCTTACTGAATATCCCCGGAAGTCTAACTATGGACTCGTAGCTGTCAATGACCAATCAGAGATTGTCGGTTTTGCCATCTGCGATCAGGCTGATGACAAAGAACCGGCGGAAGGGGAATTAAATGCAATATACATTCTGAAAAACAACCAACAACATGGCATCGGCCGCGCGCTCTTGCGACATGTGCTCGTGAACTTTCACGAGAGAGGGTGGAAGACATTTAAGGTTGTTGCCCTCGCCGATAACCCTTCCTTTCCATTTTATGAAAAACTGAATCCTCATTATTTGCGATTGGATACATGGACGGTGGATGGCGTGGACCTCAAGGAATGGGTGATGACGTTTCATGTAGCCGAAGTTGAACTATTGCTCCAGTGA